In the Nitrospirota bacterium genome, AATGAGCGGGCCGGAGGTCGCAGAGAAACTGACGGTTGTGCGACCCGAGATCAAGGTCTTGTACATGTCCGGCTACCCCGATCATCCGGTGTTCGAACAGGGCGGGGTCAAACGGGACACGGCCTTTCTCCAGAAACCGTTCACGCCTCATGTATTGACCCAAAGAGTGCGTGAAGTGCTTGATGGGAAGAAGGTAGCGTAGGATAGTAGGAGATGGCGATGAATACAAAACGAGCACAATAATGTGGGGTGAACCCCTCCGGTGAGACACAGAAATGAGCGCACTTGGTGGTTTATTGAATGGTGCTCCTCACCTCCGCTTCTGTTGCTGCAGCCTGATCCCCCGCTGATGAGGCAGCTCGAGCAAGTGCTCGAGGCCTGAAACACCGCATGGTGGCTCCGGTCACAGGGGTCGTCGAACTCGCTGCGTCCTCGAACTCTTCCGGTGAATGGTAGCCCAACGCCGAATGCAACCGGACGCGATTGTAGTACTGCTCGATGAATGCGGCAATGTTCGCACGCAGGTGGTCGAGATCTCGATAGGTATTGGCGTAGACCTCCTCCTGCTTGAGCGTCTTCATGAAGCTCTCACAACTGGCGTTGTCATAGGGGTTGGCCGGTCGGCTCATGCTCGGGAGCATGTGGTGCGCTCGCAGCAGGGTCACGTATGCTTCGGAGGCATACTGGACGCCGCGATCAGAATGATGGACCAACCCAGGCGGCGGGTGTCGCTCCGCGAGGGCGTGCGTCAGGGCCGCGATCGGTAACCGAGCGGCCAGCGTGCGGTCCACCGCCCAGCCCACGACCTTGCGTGAATGCGCATCGAGCATCACCGCCAAGTAGACGAACTCGCCCTTCAGCCGAATGTAGGTGATGTCCGCCACCCAGAGTTGATTGATCCCGGTCAACGTCAGGCGACTGGCGAGATTCAGATACACCTCCAAGTCATGCTGCGCATCGGTCGTGACCACGAAGGCCCGCGGCTGCACGGCAAGCAAGTTGTCTTCCCGCATGAGCCGCGCCACCCGTTTATGGTTCACCCGCATCCCTCGTCGACGGAGTTCTGCCGTGATGCGCCGATACCCATATCGACGCCGATGTTCGACCGCGATCCCCTGAATGGCCGTCCGCACCGCCATCTCTTCCTCTATGGGTTGGTTCGCCTGCAACGACCGATAGAACCCCGCCCGGCTGACCTGTGCTAGATCACACATCCGCTCGATACTCAATGAGCCTTGCCTCGACATCACGTCCCGGATGTGGGCGTAGATGCCTGCGCGCCAGCTGTGCCGTTCCGCTGGCGTCGCGCCTCGACGCTGTGCAAGGCCCCTTTGAAAAAATCTACTTCCAGCACCTTCTCAGCCAACACCCGCTTGAGTTGGCTGACCGCTTTCCGGAGAGTGGCCTCACGTGAATTCGCAGGTGGTCCGATGCTCTCCCGCGGCTCAAGCTTCTCGCGCCACGTATACAACAGCCGCCGACTGATGCCGAGCTCCTTCGCCAGTTCTACGATGTTGTCGCACTGCGTCAGCCGATCGACGGCCATCTGCCGAAAAGCCTTTGGAAATTTTCCCACGCGTTTCTTCGCCACCTGCCACCCCCTTCTGGTGCCAAGTGTGCCAATTCACCGTGTCTCAATCTAGGGGGTCAGTCCAAATGAGCTTGTTTTACCGTTCATTCGCTTGCTGCGCTGGCATTAAGTGAGCGCTGACTAATCTAGACCGGCGTATTTTCTGATTATTTTTCCGCCGGCGGTGGGGTACGGGGGCGCGTCGTGCGGAAGTGGACCAGATCCTTCGAAAAAAGCACATCCAGCGTCCAGTCCAGGGCCACGAGGATCTTCTTTTCAAAGCGCGGGAGTTTCAGTAAGTAGATCGTCCGCCACAACCACCAGGCGATGAAGCCGGAAAAATTCACCCCTAGAATGTTCGCGACGCCGGTTCGTTTTCCAATAGGGGCCAGGAGCCCGATCGTGGAGTACACAAACGGTTTCTTCCACCCCCTTCGCACGGTGGCCAGGATATTCTGCGCCGCGATCTGGCCTTCACGCAGCGCGTGTTGCGCGGTCGGAGGATGGAATGCTCCGGTCTTACGATCCGGCACGAGCGCACAGTCGCCCAAAGCCCAAACGCCAGGCCAGCCGGCAACTTCCAGGTACTCGTTGACGAGGACACGGCCTTTGGCTTTCTCGCATGGGAGGGTGTTCAACAAGGCGTGCGGGCTGATCCCGGCAGTCCACACCAGCGTATTCGTGGTAATCGTCGTCCCATCGCTGAGGGTGACATCCTGGTCCTTTACGGCGGTCACTTTACAGTTCAAGCGGATTTCCACCTTCTGTTCAGCAAGTTTGCGTTGCGCGTACCTGCCGAGCTTTTCCCCCAGTTCCGGCAAAATAACCCGCCCAGAACTGACCAGAATGATCCGCAGCCTCTCTTCCCGCAGATGCGGGAAGAACTGCACCGCCTCCCGCAGAAAGTCATTCATGGCCGCAATGGTTTCGACGCCGGCGAAGCCGCCTCCGGCCACGACGAAATTCAGTAAGGACGGACGGGGCGCCCCCCCACACTCAAAGTCGGCCTCTTCCAGGTTCGCGATGAGGTGGTTGCGCAGCGCCATCGCGTCACTCAGTGATTTCATGGTGAAGGCCCGGTCGGCTAAGCCCGGGATATCAAAGAAGTTCGTGGTGGACCCGAGGGCCAGCACCAGGTGGTCGTACGGCAGCGAATGGCAATGTTGCTCGTGCCCATGCGACAGGCCGACTCGTTTCTGCACGAGATCGATGGCTTCGATCTCGCCATGAAAGAACGCCACGCGGCGCAACAGCTTGCGGATCGGGCTGACGATGTTGGTGCTATCGAGATCGCTCGCGGCGACTTCATGGAGCATCGGGGTGAAGAGGAAAAAGTTGTCGTGGTTGACCAGGGTGACGTCCAAGGCGGCTCCTCGCCCCAGTGCGCGATCGAATTCCAACGCGGCATACATTCCCCCGAACCCACCACCCAGAATCAATACGCGTGGCTTACCGTTCAACATGAATCCTTACCGAACACGGATATGGTCCGGGGCGTATGACACGAGGAGCCCGTTCGATATGAGCGCCTGCAAACGCTTGTCATTTCCCTTTGAAAAGTATAACAAGAAGTCTCTCGCCCGCAGAAATCGTCTATTGCAATGACGTCCGGGACCTTCCGTCTCGACAATCTCGATGCCCGTAGCATCTGCTAGATCTTTTCGCCCATGAACTCATCGACTGCGTCATGGGCTCCCTGCTGTTATGCCTCATAATACCGTTGGCTTGCGCAACTCCGACAGAGCTTCAAGAATTTCCGCTGGACTCGGCGGGCAACCAGGGACTTGGATATCGACGAGAATATGGCGATCAACTGGACCCGTGACCGCGTAGCTGCCTTTGAACAGGCTGCAGTTGATTGCACAGTCCCCTTGCGAAATGTCGATTTTTGGATCGGGCGTTTGCTTGTGCGCGTCTTTTAATGCTCACTCCATGTTGACGACCGTCTCCGATTGGCCATTTCATCCCACCGTCGTGAACGGGAGAAAGAGACAGTCTTTTGCTTCAATCTGCGGAGCACTCCCTTCTTTGAAGGGTTTACCCTTGTCGATCCCCTCAAGGTAGACCACCGCTTCGCGAAACTCGCTCACCGGCCCGATATTGAACGGCTGCAAGATGCACCAACCTTGTCCATCGGAAATACGGCCACAAGAGAACGGGTCGGGTAACGTTGTGAGGTATATCCGTTTGGTTTTGGGACCTGGCCATCGAGCGCGACCGTTCCCACTACTCGTCCACTATCCCTGGCATGCGCTTCGTCATGGGATCAGGCGACCGAGCCCGTCCCGGTCGCTACCCCGATCAGTGCAAAAAATACAACGCTTTGCGTCGCAAGACCTCGTGTCATGAGTGTTGAGACTATCTGGAGCTCTCGGTATCTACGAAGGCCGTTGTCGCTTCTGCCGGTGGACCGAATCGACGATGCGTTGAATCGTGTCGGCCGTTAAATCTCTGATCGTGATGTGGGCTTCATCGTCTCCGCTGAATGTGCATAAGGCAATCGTCAAGCA is a window encoding:
- a CDS encoding hybrid sensor histidine kinase/response regulator; its protein translation is MSGPEVAEKLTVVRPEIKVLYMSGYPDHPVFEQGGVKRDTAFLQKPFTPHVLTQRVREVLDGKKVA
- a CDS encoding IS3 family transposase, with the protein product MCDLAQVSRAGFYRSLQANQPIEEEMAVRTAIQGIAVEHRRRYGYRRITAELRRRGMRVNHKRVARLMREDNLLAVQPRAFVVTTDAQHDLEVYLNLASRLTLTGINQLWVADITYIRLKGEFVYLAVMLDAHSRKVVGWAVDRTLAARLPIAALTHALAERHPPPGLVHHSDRGVQYASEAYVTLLRAHHMLPSMSRPANPYDNASCESFMKTLKQEEVYANTYRDLDHLRANIAAFIEQYYNRVRLHSALGYHSPEEFEDAASSTTPVTGATMRCFRPRALARAASSAGDQAAATEAEVRSTIQ
- a CDS encoding transposase produces the protein MAVDRLTQCDNIVELAKELGISRRLLYTWREKLEPRESIGPPANSREATLRKAVSQLKRVLAEKVLEVDFFKGALHSVEARRQRNGTAGAQASTPTSGT
- a CDS encoding NAD(P)/FAD-dependent oxidoreductase, with product MLNGKPRVLILGGGFGGMYAALEFDRALGRGAALDVTLVNHDNFFLFTPMLHEVAASDLDSTNIVSPIRKLLRRVAFFHGEIEAIDLVQKRVGLSHGHEQHCHSLPYDHLVLALGSTTNFFDIPGLADRAFTMKSLSDAMALRNHLIANLEEADFECGGAPRPSLLNFVVAGGGFAGVETIAAMNDFLREAVQFFPHLREERLRIILVSSGRVILPELGEKLGRYAQRKLAEQKVEIRLNCKVTAVKDQDVTLSDGTTITTNTLVWTAGISPHALLNTLPCEKAKGRVLVNEYLEVAGWPGVWALGDCALVPDRKTGAFHPPTAQHALREGQIAAQNILATVRRGWKKPFVYSTIGLLAPIGKRTGVANILGVNFSGFIAWWLWRTIYLLKLPRFEKKILVALDWTLDVLFSKDLVHFRTTRPRTPPPAEK